In Synchiropus splendidus isolate RoL2022-P1 chromosome 15, RoL_Sspl_1.0, whole genome shotgun sequence, the genomic stretch ACCAGATCTGGGTTCTGTTCTTGTTTCAGACTTTGCTACCATCTCAGTATTGGTACTACATGATCGAACTTGGATTCTACAGCTCTCTACTCTTCAGCGTGGCGTCTGATGTTAAACGTAAAGTGCGTGACATTTTCTAAATGTGTTAAGAAATCAATACATTTAAATAGAAGAGGAGGGAGGCGTTCTGTCCTTGGAGCATGGTCCCTTTGACATCTGGCTGCGACAGTGTGGACATTAGACTGTTGTTGCTTGCttgatcgtgtgtgtgtgtgtgtgtggactttgATCTGCGTCGGTCAGCTGAGCTCAGTGGGGGGATTTCTCGCTAATGGTCACATTGTGTTCCTTCAAACACAACAGTAAACTATTTTTAACCGCCAATTTCTTATATCTCCTCAACACTCTCTTGCACTGTCTGCAGGACTTTAAGGAACAGATTGTCCACCATGTTGCTaccatcctcctcatcagctTCTCCTGGTGTGTCAACTACATCCGTGCTGGAACTCTCATCATGCTGGTGCATGATTCCTCCGATTACCTTCTGGAGGTAATATAGTCCAACGAATCCTCCTTTAAAACAATGAATCCtcataatcatttaaaaatacagatcatgtgacttcagtcAGCTGACATATATCACGTGTTTGTCCATCCGGTGAGCTGTAAGTGAAGTCACATGTGTCACGACGTGTCTCGGACATCATGTCTTTATTCATGTCTTCTCGAAAACGCACGGTCACATTAATACCGTAAAACGTGACTTACTAAACAGTGTCCCCTGGTGTTCAGATCTATCTACTACACCACTAATCCTCTGACTTCTGTTTTTGTCAGTCTGCAAAGATGTTCAACTATGCTGGGTGGCGAAATGCCTGCAACTACATCTTCATAGTTTTTGCTGCCGTTTTCATCGTCACTCGTCTCTTCATCTTCCCTTTCCGGTACATCCCATACCAAGCATCTGATAAGCCACACAATATTATTAAACCATGCTGCCAGTACTCAAAGTAATTGACCCATTCTTCCCTGCAGGATTCTATACTGCACGTGGGTGTATCCAGTGACTGTCTATGAACCCTTTTTTGGGTACTACTTTTTTAATGGTCTTTTGATGGTGTTGCAATGCCTACATATCTTCTGGGCCATCCTCATCATACGGATAGCGGTGCGATTCCTTAGCAACAACGTAAGTGAGCACAGTTTATTTCCTGTTGCAGATGATGTTGTAAAACTGTAGAGGAAGAGGCTTGAAGAACTCAGAGCCCTGTGATGCGCAGAAAAATAACAAcctgtttatatttttttttcaggaaaagGTAGATGATGAAAGGAGCGACAAGGAAGAGACTGAGtcagaagatgaggatgaggagagggaggaaaaaagtgTGCTGAAAAACGGGCCGGTGCAGAATGGTCACACAGTGCACAACAATAACCACAGCAAGAAAGAGTGAAAAGTATCAGACGGACTCATGCCCTGCTGCAGAAGAAGGGGTGATGCAGAAAGGGGGGGTGGGAGGAATTCCTTAAGACCAAGAACAACAAGTACCTGAAGAAAAAAACGACACTGTTATATTTgcacagcg encodes the following:
- the LOC128771529 gene encoding ceramide synthase 2-like; the protein is MLSGLSEWFWQERLWFPEGLGWADLEDRDGRIYAKASDLWAALPIALVFLIVRQVFERTVATPLAAVLGVKETKRFKVPHNPILESYYCDINKHPSQISTVSLSKQTGFSERQVQRWFRRRRNQDRPSLLKKFREASWRFTFYLLAFIAGLAALVDKPWLYDLKEMWEGFPVLTLLPSQYWYYMIELGFYSSLLFSVASDVKRKDFKEQIVHHVATILLISFSWCVNYIRAGTLIMLVHDSSDYLLESAKMFNYAGWRNACNYIFIVFAAVFIVTRLFIFPFRILYCTWVYPVTVYEPFFGYYFFNGLLMVLQCLHIFWAILIIRIAVRFLSNNEKVDDERSDKEETESEDEDEEREEKSVLKNGPVQNGHTVHNNNHSKKE